From Rutidosis leptorrhynchoides isolate AG116_Rl617_1_P2 chromosome 3, CSIRO_AGI_Rlap_v1, whole genome shotgun sequence, a single genomic window includes:
- the LOC139902170 gene encoding uncharacterized protein, with translation MGTKPITQKNLMIKILTTPFRAIRKAKDFYIRSITDCANHTNYARPVMTYGNPLSRTTSASSFGSSVASEDLRELIRANSTTSMNNVNINRSDLELYIKHQQQQQQQQQHMMIMGSRKVPRSVSVGMGRIDEDVAVSSFNEEEDLGRKVKSDHMVFNRSKSHAVTSNTKVNSYS, from the coding sequence ATGGGAACCAAACCCATAACCCAAAAAAACCTAATGATCAAAATCCTCACAACACCTTTTCGGGCCATACGCAAAGCCAAAGACTTCTACATTCGTAGCATAACCGATTGCGCCAACCACACGAATTACGCTAGGCCCGTTATGACCTATGGTAACCCGTTATCTAGGACCACAAGCGCGAGCTCGTTTGGGTCAAGCGTTGCGAGTGAAGATCTTAGGGAACTTATTAGAGCTAACTCCACAACTAGTATgaataatgttaatataaataggTCTGATCTTGAATTGTACAtaaaacatcaacaacaacaacaacaacaacaacaacatatgaTGATTATGGGATCAAGAAAAGTACCGAGGAGTGTGAGTGTTGGGATGGGTCGAATTGATGAAGATGTTGCGGTTTCGAGTTTTAATGAAGAAGAAGATTTGGGTAGAAAGGTGAAAAGTGATCATATGGTGTTTAATAGAAGTAAATCTCATGCAGTTACAAGTAATACCAAGGTTAATAGTTATTCTTGA